CCAACGTCGACTTCCTCCGCGCCGCGCACCTGGGCGGCGCGTCCGGCCAGCAGTCGGTGCAGGCGTACGCGGCGTTCATGGATGGCTTCCTGGCCACCCTGTACCGGCTGGCGGTGGACGACGCCCGACGCGAGGGCTTCACGCCGAGTCCGGTGGTCCTGGTGGCGCTCGGCGGCTACGGCCGCGGCGAGCTGCATCCGCTGTCGGATCTCGACCTCCTGCTGATCTACGACGGCGAGATGGGAACCTACGTGCAGCGGGTCACCCAGGGCATTCTCTATGCGCTCTGGGACCTGGGCCTGCAGGTCGGGCACGCGGTGCGGAGCCTGCCCGACTGCCTGGCGATGGCGCGCACCGATTTCCCGAGCCGCACCTCCATGCAACAGGCGCGCTTCCTGGTGGGCGACCGCCGCCTGTTCAACCGCTTCCGGAAAGTCCTGGCCGAGAACGTCTACCAGAAGGACTTCAACCAGTTCCTGGAGACGACGCTCACCGAGCGCGACCAGCGCTACCGCAAGTTCGGCGGCTCGCCCTACATGGGAGAGCCGAACGTGAAGGAATCGGCGGGCGGGCTGCGCGACATCCACACCGCGATGTGGCTGGCCTCGACCAAGTTCGGCACGCGGACGCTTCGGGAGCTGGCGGACAAGCGGCTCATCACCGAGCGGGAGCAGAAGGCGGCCGACGAGGCGCTGACCTTCCTCTGGCGCGTGCGCAACGAGCTGCACTTCCTCTCCGGCCACAAGAACGACGTGCTCTCGCGCGACATCCAGCCGCAGATCGCCAAGAACTTCGGCTATGCCCCCGACGAGCTGTCGCTGCCCGTCGAGAAGTTCATGCGCGACTACTACCTGCACGCGCGGGTGATCCATCGCGTGTCGCGGCGCCTGATCGCCCGCTGCCGCGAGACGCTCTCGCGCCGGGCCGGCGTCCAGCGCCGCGCGCGCCAGGAAGCGCTCGCCGACGGGCTCATCGTCCTCGGCGAGCAGCTGCACCTGGCCCAGCCCGACGGCCGCGCGTTCCGCGAGGACCCCATGCGCCTCCTCAACGTCTTCTGGCACCGCCACCAGCTCGGCTTCGAGCTGGGCATCGACGTCGAGCGGGCGGTCGAGGACTCGCTGGACCTCATCGACGATCAATTCCGCGCCTCCCCCGAGGCGCGCGATCTCTTCCTCGGGATCTGCCGGAACTGGGGCCGCGCGGCCCAGACCTTCCGCGAGATGCACGAGCTGGGCGTGCTCGGCCGCTACCTGCCGGAATGGGGCGCGCTGACCTGCCTCGTGCAGTACGACGTCTACCACCGGTTCACCGCCGACCAGCACTCGCTGCTCGCGGTGCAGAACCTGGAAGCGCTCGCCCCCGGCCAGTCCGCGGACTCCGAGGGCAACGCGCAGGTGGTGAGCGAGGTGGAGCGGCCCGGCCTGCTCATGATGGGCATGCTGCTGCACGACATCGGCAAGGGGAAGGGCCACGGCCACGTGGCCAAGGGCATCCCGCTGATCGAGGCGCTCACCGCGCGCCTGGGCATGTCGGCCGACGACGCCGACAAGGTCGTCTTCCTGGTGGCCCACCACCTGACGATGTCGCACATCGCGCAGCGGCGGGACATCGACGACCCGAAGACGATCGAGTCGCTGGCCGAAGTGTGCAAGACCCCCGAGCGCCTGCGCATGCTCTACCTGCTCACCTGCGCGGACATGCGCGCGGTGGGCCCCGGGGTCATGACCGGCTGGCAGGCTCAGATCCTCTGGGACCTCTACGCGCGCACCCTCGGACGGCTCACCGGGGGCCAGCGCGAGCGGCCCAAGCGCGAGGCGGTGGCGCAGCGGGTGAGCGAGGCGATGCGCGGCGACGTCGCGCGCACCGCGCTGGCCGCGCACCTGGCCCTGCTCTCCGAGCGCTACCTCGCCACCACCGCGCCCCAGCGCATCGCGGCACACCTGCGGCTGCTCGACCGCCTCGCCGAGCAGGGCGTGCTCGCCACCGAGCTGTTCCACCATCCGGACCTCGGCTCCTCCGAGCTGGTGATCGCCACCGCCGACGTCCCGGGCCTCTTCTCGCTCATCGCGGGGACCCTGGCCGCGCAGGGGATCAACATCCTCTCCGCCCAGATCCACACGCGCGCCGACGGCATCGTCATCGACACCTTCCAGGTGAACGATCCCTTCGGCGAGGCGGTCACCGAGGAGGCGCGCTGGCGCCGCACGCTGGAGGCGCTGCGGCGCGTGCTGCGCGGCGAGGTGAGCGTCGAGGAGCTGCTGGCGCGACGGCGGAGCCTGCATCCGGGCGGCGAGGCCGCGGTGGCCGGTCCGCCCAAGATCTCGCTCGATAACCAGCTCTCCGACAGCTCGACGGTGCTGGAGGTGAAGTGCCCCGACCGCGTGGGGCTGCTCTACGTGATCACGCGGACGCTCTCGGCCCAGGGGCTCGACATCCGGAGCGCCCGCATCGCCACCGAGATCGATCAGGCCTACGATACCTTCTACGTGACCGACCGCCAGGGTCGCCGCCTCGAGGACGAGGCGGCGATGGCCCGGGTGCGCGAGAGCCTAGAAGACGCCTTGTTGAAACCGCTCTAGATGCTCAGCCACTACAAGACGCCGCTGGCGCGGCTCGCGGATCCGGTGGCGCGGGCGCTGCTCCGGGCGCGCCTCCGACCGAATCACCTCACGGTGGTCGGGCTCGGGGTCAGCATCGGCGCCGCCTGCGCCATGGCCCAGGGTCGGCTGCGCCTCGCCGCGTTCCTGCTGGTGGTGGCCGGGCTGTGTGATTTCTTCGACGGGGCGCTGGCGCGGCTGGCCAACAGCGTGAGCGCCTTCGGCGCGTTCCTCGATTCGGTGGTGGACCGCTACTCCGACCAGATGATCCTGCTGGGCGGCGTGCTCTACTACGAGCGGCTGGCCGACACCCCGGGCGTCTGCCTGACCCTGGTCACCCTGGTCGGCACGGTCATGGTCAGCTACACGAAGGCTCGCGCGCAGTCCATCGGCGTGTCCTGCGAGATCGGGCTCATGGAGCGCCCGGAGCGGCTGATCCTCCTGATCGCCGGGCTCACGTTCAACCTGCTCACCCCCGCGCTCGTGGTGCTCGCGATCCTCACCAACCTGACCGCGCTCCAGCGCATCCTCTACACCCGGCGCGCGGTGGCCGCGCGCGAGGACGCCCTGCACTAGACGGTGGCAAGGTAACCGGGCACGGGACCGTGAGGGGTGTCATGTGAACTCAGCAGGCCAAGTGGTCGGCGCGAGGTCTAAGTTCACGTTCGACCGGACCGCTGGCTCGCCTTCGATCGCCGCGGCCGGTCAACGTGCGCGTTAGGCTTTCGGGACTGCCGTCGGAGAGGCGACCGTTTCAGGTTCGGGCACGATCCCGAGGGATAGTTCCGGGGAGGAGCGGGACAATTCGCAAGAGGATCATCGGCGGTCTTCTCGGTCTGAGCGTACTCGCGTTGGTTCCTGCTGCTGAGGCGCAGCAGCCCTCGAAGATGGTGCGGGTGGGGTATCTAGAATTCGGATCGGCGGCCCCTGGTACGCCGCACCTGGAGGCATTCCGTCGAGGGCTTCGCGAGCTCGGCTGGCACGAGGGCGAGAACATCGCCATTGACGTTCGCTACGCGGAGGGAAAGCAGGACCGGCTTCCCGCGTTCGCTGCTGACCTCGTGCGTCTCAAGGTTCACCTCATCTTCGCCTCGGCCACACCCGCGGCCCTGGCGGCCAAGCAGGCGACAACGACGATCCCGATCGTTATCGGGTTTGTCGCCGATCCGGTTGGGAGCGGACTCGTCCCTCGTCTGTCGCGTCCCGGCGGCAACATCACCGGGTGGACACACCTGGCAGGTCTGGAGTTGAACGCGAAGCGTCTCGAGATCCTCAAAGAGGCCGTCCCCGAAGCCGCTCGCGTTGGTGCCCTCTGGAATCCCGCCAACCCGATACATGAACCGAGTTTGAAAGTGATCGAAGCCGCAGCCTCGGGGCTCAAGGTGCAGCTGCACCCGATAGGGGTGCGAGATCCCCATGAGCTCGATGGTGCTTTTTCGGCGATGGCCCGAGAGCGCCTGCAAGGTCTCACCGTCCCTCCGGACGGGATGTTCCTGGCTCACCGGGCACGGATCATCGACCTCGCGGCGAAGTACCGAATTCCGACGATGTACGGCGTTCGGGAGCTCGCGCAGGCTGGTGGTCTGATGGCCTACGGTGTGAACTTGCCCGAAATGTACCGACACGGGGCCCTTCTCGTGGACAGGATTCTCAAAGGCGCCAAGCCCGGCGATCTCCCGGTGGAGCGACCGACGAAGTTTGAGCTCATGATCAACCTCAAGACCGCCAAGACCCTCGGCTTGACGATCCCACAAACGCTCTTGATCCGAGCGGACCAATTGATCGAATGATCGCCCTAGTTGAACCTTGGTTAACTTGGTCGCGTCCGTAACAGGGTCTTCGGCGGATCGGCGTGCGGTGGGACAGCAGGATTCTCCGAGCGGTCCCGCCTGCACTGATTCCGCGAGCCACGCTGGGGTACACTGCAGAGTCATGAGGCGGTGGGCGGCAGCAGCCTGTCTCGTGTCGATCGTGCTGCTGGGAGTGGCGCCGGCGGGGGTGGGCCCCGACCTGCGGGACCGCTTCGTCGCGGCCCTCGCCGCGCAGCAGGCGGGGGACTGGCCGACCGCGGCCAGGGAATTCGGCGATCCGGCGTGGGCGGGAACACCGCTCGAGGACTATGCGCTGCTGTTGCAGGCCGAGAGCCTCCAGCGGCAGGGCGATGCCGCGGGCGCGCGGCTGCTGATCGCGCAGGCCGCGGACCGAAAGCCCGAGACCGGTTTGACCGCGTCGGCGCTGGTGCGGGCGGCCGGCGTGCTCAGCGCGGCCGGCGATCCAAGCGGGGCGGTGGCGCTGCTCCGGCGGGTGCTCTCGCAGTATCCCGACCATCCCGACGCGACGCGGACCCGCTACGCGCTGGGCGAGGCGCTGATCGGAGCGGGCGACCAGACGGAGGCCGCGCGCGTCTTCTCGGCGCTCTGGCTCCAGTCGCCCGCATCGTACGGCGACGTCGCCGAGCGCCAGCTCAAGGCCCTGGCCGACGCGGGTGTGACCATCCCGGTCCGCACGCCGGCCGAGCGGGCCGCGCGGGCCGACCGGCTGCTGAGTGCGGGCTTGCTCGATCGGGCCCGCACCGAGGCTGAGGCGGTGCTGGCCGAG
This genomic stretch from Candidatus Methylomirabilota bacterium harbors:
- the glnD gene encoding [protein-PII] uridylyltransferase; protein product: MSAELLRQVRRVEAQADKGCDGGAAELAERRRRLRLEILRQHLSSNVDFLRAAHLGGASGQQSVQAYAAFMDGFLATLYRLAVDDARREGFTPSPVVLVALGGYGRGELHPLSDLDLLLIYDGEMGTYVQRVTQGILYALWDLGLQVGHAVRSLPDCLAMARTDFPSRTSMQQARFLVGDRRLFNRFRKVLAENVYQKDFNQFLETTLTERDQRYRKFGGSPYMGEPNVKESAGGLRDIHTAMWLASTKFGTRTLRELADKRLITEREQKAADEALTFLWRVRNELHFLSGHKNDVLSRDIQPQIAKNFGYAPDELSLPVEKFMRDYYLHARVIHRVSRRLIARCRETLSRRAGVQRRARQEALADGLIVLGEQLHLAQPDGRAFREDPMRLLNVFWHRHQLGFELGIDVERAVEDSLDLIDDQFRASPEARDLFLGICRNWGRAAQTFREMHELGVLGRYLPEWGALTCLVQYDVYHRFTADQHSLLAVQNLEALAPGQSADSEGNAQVVSEVERPGLLMMGMLLHDIGKGKGHGHVAKGIPLIEALTARLGMSADDADKVVFLVAHHLTMSHIAQRRDIDDPKTIESLAEVCKTPERLRMLYLLTCADMRAVGPGVMTGWQAQILWDLYARTLGRLTGGQRERPKREAVAQRVSEAMRGDVARTALAAHLALLSERYLATTAPQRIAAHLRLLDRLAEQGVLATELFHHPDLGSSELVIATADVPGLFSLIAGTLAAQGINILSAQIHTRADGIVIDTFQVNDPFGEAVTEEARWRRTLEALRRVLRGEVSVEELLARRRSLHPGGEAAVAGPPKISLDNQLSDSSTVLEVKCPDRVGLLYVITRTLSAQGLDIRSARIATEIDQAYDTFYVTDRQGRRLEDEAAMARVRESLEDALLKPL
- a CDS encoding CDP-alcohol phosphatidyltransferase family protein, with protein sequence MLSHYKTPLARLADPVARALLRARLRPNHLTVVGLGVSIGAACAMAQGRLRLAAFLLVVAGLCDFFDGALARLANSVSAFGAFLDSVVDRYSDQMILLGGVLYYERLADTPGVCLTLVTLVGTVMVSYTKARAQSIGVSCEIGLMERPERLILLIAGLTFNLLTPALVVLAILTNLTALQRILYTRRAVAAREDALH
- a CDS encoding ABC transporter substrate-binding protein, which translates into the protein MVRVGYLEFGSAAPGTPHLEAFRRGLRELGWHEGENIAIDVRYAEGKQDRLPAFAADLVRLKVHLIFASATPAALAAKQATTTIPIVIGFVADPVGSGLVPRLSRPGGNITGWTHLAGLELNAKRLEILKEAVPEAARVGALWNPANPIHEPSLKVIEAAASGLKVQLHPIGVRDPHELDGAFSAMARERLQGLTVPPDGMFLAHRARIIDLAAKYRIPTMYGVRELAQAGGLMAYGVNLPEMYRHGALLVDRILKGAKPGDLPVERPTKFELMINLKTAKTLGLTIPQTLLIRADQLIE